One stretch of Gemmatimonadaceae bacterium DNA includes these proteins:
- a CDS encoding GAF domain-containing sensor histidine kinase gives MTTSERVETSANVDLGIRELIAVREIVHAFLTADRPEDVFQFALDRVSPLVGASFACVYLIDGASELMRLGAVHNWPAQFSPFLGEMRVRLGFGPSGEAASERRAIEVADVFADPSLEDWQEVAAELGFRSLVALPLQTGQAVLGAVTFYFADPHALTTETRSLLRMVADQMAATAEKARLIEELRRANGALIESNSELERQYVALLEARRIKDEFLSNISHELRTPLTAVIGYISLMQEGLAGPINDEQQKTLGQVKTASEQLLGLIGDLLELTTLKRGGLEVIVSGFDPREPIQMAIASSHGRPESVELRVIEARRDDSGDGEHAPPARVMWSDRKKIAKILASLLGNAYKFTHEGEVRVELEVLEDRVIYSVQDSGIGIPPEAQRVVFDEFRQVDGSMTRRYGGSGLGLALARRLARLLGGDIVLVSTPAFGSTFRVEIPLAYEPNEEPSPDIH, from the coding sequence GTGACGACGTCCGAGCGCGTCGAAACCAGCGCGAACGTCGACCTCGGGATCCGCGAGCTCATCGCTGTCCGTGAGATCGTTCACGCCTTTCTCACCGCCGACCGCCCTGAGGACGTCTTTCAATTCGCACTCGACCGCGTGAGCCCCCTCGTGGGCGCATCGTTCGCGTGCGTCTACCTCATCGACGGCGCGTCCGAGTTGATGCGACTCGGTGCAGTCCACAACTGGCCGGCGCAGTTCTCACCCTTCCTCGGTGAGATGCGTGTCCGCCTCGGCTTCGGCCCGAGCGGCGAGGCGGCCAGTGAGCGACGCGCAATCGAGGTGGCCGACGTCTTCGCCGATCCGTCGCTCGAAGATTGGCAGGAGGTCGCCGCGGAGCTTGGCTTTCGGTCGCTCGTCGCGCTTCCACTGCAAACCGGCCAGGCAGTGCTCGGAGCCGTCACGTTCTACTTCGCCGACCCGCACGCGCTCACGACGGAGACTCGCAGCCTCCTTCGGATGGTGGCCGACCAGATGGCGGCGACCGCGGAGAAGGCACGCCTCATCGAAGAACTGCGGCGCGCGAATGGAGCGCTCATCGAGTCCAACTCGGAGCTCGAGCGGCAATACGTCGCACTCCTCGAGGCGCGCCGTATCAAGGACGAGTTTTTGTCGAATATCTCGCATGAACTGAGAACTCCGCTGACGGCCGTGATCGGCTACATATCTCTGATGCAGGAAGGGCTGGCAGGCCCTATCAACGACGAGCAGCAGAAAACACTCGGTCAGGTCAAGACGGCGAGCGAGCAGCTCCTCGGTCTCATCGGCGACCTCCTCGAGCTGACGACGCTCAAGCGTGGTGGGCTCGAGGTGATCGTCAGCGGCTTCGATCCGAGAGAGCCGATACAGATGGCAATCGCGAGCTCCCACGGACGGCCGGAGTCCGTGGAGCTGCGGGTCATCGAGGCTCGGCGGGATGACTCCGGCGACGGAGAGCACGCGCCCCCCGCTCGCGTGATGTGGAGCGACCGGAAAAAGATCGCGAAGATCCTCGCGAGTCTCCTCGGCAATGCGTACAAGTTCACGCACGAAGGGGAGGTGCGCGTCGAGCTCGAGGTGCTCGAGGATCGAGTCATCTACAGCGTGCAGGACAGCGGGATCGGGATCCCACCCGAGGCACAGCGCGTTGTCTTCGACGAGTTCCGCCAGGTCGACGGGTCCATGACGCGCCGCTACGGCGGCTCTGGCCTGGGACTCGCGTTGGCTCGCCGCCTGGCGAGATTACTGGGCGGCGACATCGTGCTGGTTTCCACGCCCGCGTTCGGTTCGACCTTTCGCGTCGAGATTCCGCTCGCCTACGAGCCGAACGAAGAGCCGTCGCCCGATATCCACTGA
- a CDS encoding HD domain-containing phosphohydrolase, with product MTAPAAHLLVVDDERPLRESVARYLRRRGFVVDEAADGAEALAALDGRQFAAVICDILMPGVDGFEVARRAAAADADLAIVMLTAVNDAASAKRALHSGASEYLLKPMELDELGRAIDRALHKRDLLIDRRRTERLIRDEVEQRAIEIEREKALLRELSVGIVDSLVTAMEAKEPFYRGQSARVAELAAAIAREMVLPGDVVEQVRLAGRLRDVGRIGVREAVLNKVGTLTDAEIEHIREHLLISVEMLAPLTHLGPVITFVRDHHERWDGAGYPRGLRGPEISIGGRILAAADAFNALTSERPYRERLTPERAATFMTALSGTLIDPDVFKALERVMRK from the coding sequence GTGACGGCGCCCGCCGCACACCTCCTCGTCGTCGACGACGAACGTCCGCTGCGTGAGAGCGTTGCACGCTATCTGCGCCGGCGCGGCTTCGTCGTCGATGAAGCCGCGGACGGCGCCGAGGCGCTCGCCGCCCTCGACGGACGGCAATTTGCGGCCGTCATCTGTGACATCCTCATGCCCGGCGTCGACGGGTTCGAGGTCGCCCGGCGCGCGGCGGCGGCCGACGCCGATCTCGCGATCGTGATGCTCACGGCGGTGAACGACGCGGCGAGCGCGAAGAGAGCGCTGCACTCCGGAGCGAGTGAGTATTTGCTCAAGCCAATGGAGCTCGATGAGCTCGGACGCGCCATCGATCGGGCACTCCACAAGCGCGATCTGCTGATCGACCGTCGCCGCACGGAGCGATTGATCCGCGACGAAGTCGAGCAGCGGGCCATCGAGATCGAGCGGGAGAAGGCGCTGCTCCGGGAGCTGTCGGTGGGCATCGTCGACTCTCTCGTCACCGCCATGGAAGCGAAGGAGCCCTTCTACCGCGGGCAGTCGGCGCGTGTCGCCGAGTTGGCGGCCGCGATCGCGCGCGAGATGGTGCTGCCTGGCGATGTCGTCGAGCAGGTGCGCCTCGCCGGCCGGCTCCGCGACGTGGGACGCATCGGCGTGCGCGAGGCCGTGCTCAACAAGGTGGGCACGCTCACCGACGCAGAGATCGAGCACATTCGTGAGCATTTACTCATCAGCGTCGAGATGCTCGCCCCGTTGACACACCTCGGGCCGGTGATCACGTTCGTGCGGGATCACCACGAGCGCTGGGATGGCGCGGGCTATCCGCGCGGCCTCCGCGGCCCCGAGATCTCGATCGGCGGCCGCATTCTCGCCGCGGCCGATGCCTTCAATGCGCTGACGTCGGAGCGTCCGTATCGCGAGCGCCTGACTCCAGAGCGCGCCGCGACGTTCATGACGGCGCTTTCCGGGACGCTGATCGACCCCGACGTGTTCAAGGCACTCGAGCGAGTCATGCGGAAGTGA
- a CDS encoding sigma-54 dependent transcriptional regulator, with protein sequence MATVLLVDQDPSVRGVLTKALARFGHDALTASNAAEALQALGANHIDLVICDWNMSAASAGQLDGLELLRLLREEDRDVPVIMLTEFGTIEHAVSAMRAGATHYLAKPFQNEQLQLTVEQALAVARLRDENRALLRELQGRRSEHEIIGDGRAIRQLLDSVASAASSRATVLLQGEPGTGKELLARAIHAQSDRREGPFIRMNCAALPEGQIESTLFGHEKGALTGSPKRSLGALERAGGGTLLLDEIAELPADLQPKLLRVLQEREFERIGGSGPVKADVRIIATTTRDLEAEVSAGQFRQDLYYRLNVFPISIPALRDRREDIPVLAQRFAARAAAEAGKEVQGFEAEALELLCGHEWPGNVRQLQNTVERAVILSTDETLRVHLFASLQATAPTEEAAPSSSMHGDGAKAPPASNGAHVLALPSLDLMEVERRVIEQALALTKGNRTRAAQMLGINVRTLRRKLNGGGGDAGDSEIRGRVA encoded by the coding sequence ATGGCCACCGTCCTTCTTGTCGACCAGGATCCGTCCGTTCGCGGCGTGCTCACCAAGGCGCTCGCCCGCTTCGGCCACGACGCACTGACCGCGAGCAATGCTGCCGAAGCATTGCAGGCGCTCGGTGCCAATCACATTGATCTCGTCATATGTGATTGGAACATGTCCGCGGCGAGTGCGGGACAGCTCGATGGTCTCGAGTTGCTGCGACTCCTGCGCGAAGAGGATCGTGACGTCCCCGTCATCATGCTCACCGAATTCGGCACCATCGAGCACGCGGTGTCGGCGATGCGCGCGGGCGCGACGCATTATCTCGCGAAGCCCTTCCAGAACGAACAGCTCCAGCTCACCGTCGAGCAGGCGCTGGCGGTGGCACGGCTTCGAGACGAGAACCGCGCGCTGTTGCGAGAGCTGCAGGGACGTCGCAGCGAGCACGAGATCATCGGAGACGGCCGAGCGATTCGCCAGCTGCTCGACAGTGTTGCGTCCGCGGCGTCGAGTCGCGCGACCGTGCTGCTCCAGGGCGAGCCGGGCACGGGCAAGGAGCTTCTCGCTCGCGCGATTCACGCGCAGAGCGATCGGCGTGAAGGGCCGTTCATTCGAATGAACTGTGCGGCGCTTCCGGAAGGCCAGATCGAGAGCACACTCTTTGGCCACGAGAAGGGAGCGCTCACGGGTTCACCCAAGCGCTCGCTTGGCGCGCTCGAGCGCGCGGGCGGCGGTACGTTGCTGCTCGACGAGATCGCCGAGCTGCCGGCGGACCTTCAGCCAAAGCTGCTCCGCGTTCTCCAGGAGCGCGAATTCGAACGGATTGGCGGTTCTGGTCCGGTCAAAGCCGATGTCCGCATCATCGCGACGACGACGCGTGACCTCGAGGCCGAGGTGAGCGCGGGCCAGTTCCGTCAGGATCTCTACTATCGCCTCAACGTCTTTCCGATTTCGATCCCGGCACTGCGCGATCGCCGTGAGGACATACCCGTGCTCGCGCAGCGGTTCGCCGCGCGCGCAGCCGCGGAAGCCGGGAAGGAAGTTCAAGGGTTCGAGGCGGAAGCGCTCGAGCTGCTCTGCGGCCACGAGTGGCCGGGCAACGTTAGGCAGCTCCAGAACACCGTCGAGCGCGCGGTCATTCTCAGCACGGACGAAACGCTCCGCGTCCATCTCTTCGCGTCGCTCCAGGCGACTGCGCCGACCGAGGAGGCGGCCCCGAGCTCCTCGATGCACGGCGATGGCGCGAAGGCTCCGCCTGCGAGCAACGGCGCGCACGTCCTCGCCCTTCCTTCGCTGGATCTCATGGAAGTGGAGCGTCGCGTGATCGAGCAGGCACTGGCGCTGACGAAGGGCAACCGCACGCGCGCCGCGCAGATGCTCGGCATCAACGTGCGCACCTTGCGGCGCAAGCTGAATGGCGGCGGCGGCGACGCCGGCGACTCGGAAATCCGTGGACGGGTTGCGTAG